One stretch of Pseudomonas azotoformans DNA includes these proteins:
- a CDS encoding methyl-accepting chemotaxis protein, with protein sequence MNEAAGRQREAVELVSTAFNEMVATANEVARSCSGAAESAENGHRRVAEGKQQIEVTTDNVNRLGRRLTESSQAMVELEAGSRSINQILGTIRAIAEQTNLLALNAAIEAARAGDQGRGFAVVADEVRALAKRTSDSTGEIEQLLGTLENKTQEVTQKMGSCLDLSRASVSSIESARDSFEGIQTSVNEIRDQNLQISAAAEEQHSVAEEINRHIQQIYDEARLVESLANSAQDDSGRLSNLSDELNGLVGRFKS encoded by the coding sequence ATGAATGAGGCGGCCGGGCGCCAGCGCGAAGCGGTTGAACTGGTGTCGACCGCGTTCAACGAAATGGTCGCCACCGCCAACGAAGTCGCGCGTTCCTGCAGCGGCGCCGCGGAGTCCGCCGAAAACGGCCACCGTCGTGTGGCCGAGGGCAAACAGCAGATCGAAGTCACCACCGACAACGTCAACCGCCTCGGTCGCCGGCTCACCGAGTCGTCCCAGGCCATGGTCGAACTGGAAGCCGGCAGCCGCAGCATCAACCAGATCCTTGGCACTATCCGCGCGATTGCCGAACAGACCAACCTGCTGGCCCTCAACGCCGCCATCGAGGCCGCCCGTGCCGGCGACCAGGGCCGGGGCTTCGCCGTGGTGGCCGATGAAGTGCGCGCCCTGGCCAAGCGCACCTCCGACTCCACCGGTGAGATCGAGCAACTGCTCGGCACCCTGGAAAACAAGACCCAGGAAGTCACCCAGAAGATGGGCAGTTGCCTGGACTTGTCGCGGGCCAGCGTGTCGTCCATCGAAAGTGCGCGGGACAGCTTTGAAGGTATCCAGACGTCGGTGAATGAGATCCGCGACCAGAACCTGCAGATCTCCGCCGCCGCCGAGGAACAGCACAGCGTGGCCGAAGAGATCAACCGGCATATCCAGCAGATCTACGACGAGGCACGCCTGGTGGAGAGCCTGGCCAACTCGGCGCAGGACGACTCGGGGCGCTTGTCGAATCTTTCGGATGAACTCAATGGCTTGGTGGGGCGCTTCAAGTCCTGA
- a CDS encoding LysR family transcriptional regulator — MINFRLIRHLWLFLAVAEEQNFGRAAKRLGMSQPPLSEQIQVLEQALKVKLFERSRRGAKLTPVGAAILPAVRKFAEQLERLELAVEEAVAGQSGMLTIGAISTAMFDVLPRVIDQLKQDYPHLTVSVREIDSVEAVPALEAGDIDLAFARLDGDLGPAIQSLPLREDRLMVALPSDHPLAARTRISLSSLASEPLVMFSRKVSPVYFDNLIATCRASGFSPRVLHEVRSVASQIAFVSCGQGIALVPASLRKLAPDNVVLRPLTQKLHVVTTAVAWNSERPNPLVTELVAQFQAHTIGV, encoded by the coding sequence ATGATCAACTTCCGCCTCATTCGCCACCTCTGGCTGTTCCTCGCCGTCGCCGAAGAGCAGAACTTCGGCCGCGCTGCCAAGCGCCTGGGCATGTCGCAACCACCGTTGAGCGAGCAGATCCAGGTGCTGGAGCAGGCGCTCAAGGTCAAGTTGTTCGAGCGTTCGCGGCGCGGTGCCAAGTTGACGCCAGTGGGCGCGGCGATCCTGCCGGCGGTGCGCAAATTCGCCGAGCAGCTTGAGCGCCTGGAACTGGCGGTGGAGGAGGCGGTGGCGGGGCAGTCGGGCATGCTGACTATCGGCGCGATTTCCACGGCGATGTTCGATGTGTTGCCGCGCGTGATCGACCAGCTCAAGCAGGACTACCCGCACCTCACTGTGTCAGTGCGTGAGATCGACAGCGTGGAGGCGGTGCCGGCGCTGGAAGCCGGGGACATCGACCTGGCCTTTGCGCGGCTGGACGGCGACCTGGGCCCGGCGATCCAGTCGTTGCCCTTGCGCGAAGACCGCCTGATGGTGGCCTTGCCCAGCGATCATCCGTTGGCGGCGCGCACGCGCATCAGCCTGTCGAGCCTGGCCAGCGAGCCGTTGGTGATGTTTTCGCGCAAGGTCAGCCCGGTGTATTTCGACAACCTGATCGCCACCTGCCGCGCCAGCGGGTTCTCGCCACGGGTGTTGCATGAAGTGCGCTCGGTGGCCTCGCAGATTGCGTTTGTCAGCTGTGGCCAGGGCATTGCGCTGGTGCCGGCGTCCTTGAGGAAACTCGCGCCGGACAACGTGGTACTGCGCCCGCTGACCCAGAAACTCCATGTGGTGACCACGGCGGTGGCCTGGAACAGTGAACGGCCTAACCCGCTGGTGACCGAGCTGGTCGCGCAGTTCCAGGCTCATACGATTGGCGTATGA
- the nirB gene encoding nitrite reductase large subunit NirB: MNSLKTLIVVGNGMVGHHCVAQLIERGALDHYRLHVFSEEPMRAYDRVHLSEYFTGRDAESLALSDAALYQTPGVTLHLGVPVLEIDRARCEVITANGCVPYDKLVLATGSYPFVPPIEGAEGDSRLVYRTLEDLDAIRKAAANARRGVVVGGGLLGLEAANALKSLGLEAHVVEFAPRLMPVQLDDFGGLALKAQIERLGVGVHLSRATQSISAGEQYRYRMNFANDEFLEADLVVFSAGIRAQDALARQAGLDIGPRGGVVINDECLSCDPNIYAIGECASWNGSLFGLVAPGYQMARGVAALLCAQTAEPFVGADMSTKLKLLGVDVGSIGDAHAHTPGARSYQFIDEASASYRRLVVDASGKQVIGAVLVGDNSYYDTLLQYMQNGIALPSEPASLILPSSSGTPTLGPGALPESATVCSCHNVTKGAICSAIDGGCSDLGLLKSQTKACTGCGGCAGLLKQVFEHELIARGGSVDKSLCEHFAYTRQELYALVRVEGIITFDELLTKHGRGHTGCDVCKPAVGSILASCWNQPIMDASLVPLQDTNDTFMANMQKNGTYSVVPRIPGGEITAEKLIVIGEVAKKYDLYTKITGGQRIDLFGAQLHELPDIWGELIAAGFETGHAYGKSTRTVKSCVGSTWCRYGVQDSVKMALLIEDRYKGLRSPHKLKFAVSGCTRECAEAQSKDVGVIATEKGWNLYIAGNGGMRPRHAELFATDLDDATLIRYIDRFLMFYIRTADKLQRTSVWRESLEGGLDFLKDVIQHDSLGLGAELEAQMQLVVDRYECEWANALKDPEKLKRFRTFVNDKRPDPDIHFVQERGQRRPIMAAELNLIAVTEEIA, from the coding sequence ATGAACAGTCTCAAAACCCTGATCGTCGTCGGCAATGGCATGGTCGGCCACCACTGTGTGGCGCAACTGATCGAACGCGGCGCGCTGGATCACTACCGTTTGCATGTGTTCAGCGAGGAGCCGATGCGCGCCTATGACCGGGTGCATCTGTCCGAGTATTTCACCGGGCGCGATGCCGAGTCGCTGGCGCTGTCGGACGCTGCGCTATACCAGACGCCGGGGGTGACCCTGCACCTGGGCGTGCCGGTGCTGGAGATCGACCGCGCCCGCTGTGAGGTGATCACCGCCAACGGCTGCGTGCCCTACGACAAGCTGGTGCTGGCCACCGGCTCCTATCCGTTCGTGCCGCCAATCGAAGGCGCCGAGGGCGACTCGCGCCTGGTGTATCGCACCCTGGAAGACCTGGATGCGATCCGCAAGGCCGCCGCCAATGCCCGACGCGGCGTGGTGGTGGGCGGTGGCCTGCTGGGCCTGGAAGCCGCCAACGCGCTGAAAAGCCTGGGCCTTGAAGCCCACGTGGTGGAATTCGCGCCGCGCTTGATGCCGGTGCAACTGGATGACTTCGGCGGCCTGGCGCTCAAGGCGCAGATCGAGCGGCTGGGCGTGGGCGTGCATTTGTCCCGTGCGACCCAGTCGATCAGCGCCGGCGAGCAGTACCGCTACCGCATGAACTTTGCCAATGACGAATTCCTCGAAGCCGACCTGGTCGTGTTCTCCGCCGGCATCCGCGCCCAGGACGCACTGGCCCGCCAGGCCGGCCTGGACATCGGCCCGCGTGGCGGCGTGGTGATCAACGACGAATGCCTGAGCTGCGACCCGAATATCTACGCGATTGGCGAATGCGCTTCCTGGAACGGCAGCCTGTTTGGCCTGGTCGCGCCGGGCTACCAGATGGCTCGGGGCGTCGCCGCGCTGCTCTGCGCGCAAACCGCCGAGCCGTTTGTGGGCGCCGACATGTCGACCAAGCTCAAGTTGCTTGGCGTGGACGTAGGTTCCATCGGCGATGCCCATGCCCACACGCCTGGCGCGCGCAGCTATCAATTCATCGACGAGGCCAGCGCGAGCTACCGCCGCCTGGTGGTGGATGCTTCGGGCAAGCAGGTGATCGGTGCGGTGCTGGTGGGCGACAATAGCTACTACGACACCCTGCTGCAATACATGCAGAACGGCATCGCACTGCCGTCCGAACCGGCCAGCCTGATCCTGCCATCCTCCAGCGGCACACCCACCCTCGGCCCCGGTGCGCTGCCGGAGTCGGCTACTGTGTGCTCTTGCCATAACGTGACTAAAGGCGCGATCTGCTCGGCCATCGACGGCGGTTGCAGCGACCTCGGCCTGCTCAAGTCCCAGACCAAGGCCTGCACCGGTTGCGGTGGCTGCGCCGGGTTGCTCAAGCAGGTGTTCGAACATGAACTGATTGCGCGTGGCGGGAGTGTGGACAAGAGCCTGTGCGAACACTTCGCCTACACCCGCCAGGAGCTGTACGCGCTGGTGCGGGTGGAAGGCATCATCACCTTCGACGAACTACTGACCAAACATGGCCGTGGCCATACCGGTTGCGACGTGTGCAAGCCGGCGGTGGGTTCGATCCTGGCGTCGTGCTGGAACCAGCCGATCATGGACGCCTCCCTGGTGCCATTGCAGGACACCAACGATACATTCATGGCCAACATGCAGAAGAACGGCACCTACTCGGTGGTGCCGCGTATTCCAGGCGGCGAGATCACCGCAGAAAAACTCATCGTGATCGGTGAAGTGGCGAAGAAATATGACCTCTACACCAAGATCACCGGCGGCCAGCGCATTGACTTGTTCGGTGCACAGCTTCACGAGTTGCCGGATATCTGGGGCGAGTTGATCGCGGCGGGTTTCGAGACCGGGCATGCGTATGGCAAGTCCACGCGCACGGTGAAGTCCTGCGTGGGTAGCACCTGGTGCCGCTACGGGGTGCAGGACAGCGTGAAAATGGCGCTGCTGATCGAGGATCGCTACAAGGGCCTGCGTTCGCCGCACAAGCTCAAGTTTGCGGTGTCCGGCTGCACCCGCGAGTGCGCCGAAGCCCAGAGCAAGGACGTGGGCGTGATCGCCACCGAGAAGGGCTGGAACCTCTACATCGCCGGCAACGGCGGCATGCGTCCGCGCCACGCCGAGCTGTTTGCCACCGACCTGGATGACGCCACGCTGATCCGCTACATCGACCGCTTCCTGATGTTCTACATCCGCACCGCCGACAAGCTGCAGCGCACCTCGGTGTGGCGCGAGAGCCTGGAAGGCGGCCTGGATTTCCTCAAGGACGTGATCCAGCACGACAGCCTGGGCCTGGGCGCCGAACTCGAAGCGCAGATGCAACTGGTGGTCGACCGCTACGAATGCGAGTGGGCCAACGCCCTCAAGGACCCGGAAAAACTCAAGCGCTTCCGCACCTTCGTCAACGACAAACGCCCCGACCCGGACATCCACTTTGTCCAGGAACGTGGCCAGCGCCGGCCGATCATGGCTGCTGAACTCAACCTGATTGCCGTCACCGAGGAGATTGCCTGA
- a CDS encoding nucleotidyltransferase domain-containing protein, whose product MSASRFTGVDTEGFILTVSPSPVQPEFQPLLEEVCKLLSPPKLGVDGIYLYGSVARGDALPGVSDLDLTLVLSESPTPAILEALERIRCDLALRHPQVTKVDFDVGSCAQVLAAENSNRWGFWLKHHCRCVWGNDLSAQFERFRPSLDIAQAVNGDFEAVLTAYLTRLAGADNEQERLRLQREASRKLIRSTQILCGEQASWPQTLEEHVALFVQGYPTRVTQVAFFLFEARNPSADRERFAARLQDFLSWMVSQRSHTAVPL is encoded by the coding sequence ATGAGTGCTTCGCGGTTCACCGGTGTGGACACCGAGGGGTTTATCCTCACGGTTTCCCCCTCTCCCGTGCAGCCTGAGTTTCAGCCCTTGCTTGAGGAGGTCTGCAAGCTGCTTTCGCCGCCAAAATTGGGGGTGGACGGCATTTACCTCTATGGCAGCGTCGCGCGCGGCGATGCGCTGCCGGGTGTTTCCGATCTTGATCTGACGTTGGTGTTGAGCGAGTCGCCGACCCCGGCGATTCTGGAGGCGTTGGAGCGGATTCGGTGCGACCTGGCGCTGCGGCATCCGCAAGTCACCAAGGTGGATTTCGATGTGGGTAGCTGCGCGCAGGTCCTGGCCGCTGAAAACAGCAACCGTTGGGGGTTCTGGCTCAAGCACCACTGCCGGTGCGTATGGGGCAACGATCTGTCAGCGCAGTTCGAGCGGTTTCGGCCGTCACTGGACATTGCCCAGGCCGTGAATGGTGACTTTGAAGCGGTGCTCACCGCTTACCTCACCCGCCTCGCAGGTGCCGACAACGAGCAAGAACGACTTCGCCTGCAGCGCGAAGCCTCACGCAAGCTGATCAGGTCCACCCAGATTCTGTGTGGGGAACAAGCGTCGTGGCCGCAGACACTTGAGGAGCATGTTGCGCTGTTCGTACAGGGGTATCCGACGAGGGTGACCCAGGTGGCATTCTTTCTGTTTGAAGCCCGAAACCCGAGTGCCGACCGCGAACGGTTCGCGGCTCGGCTTCAAGATTTTCTGAGCTGGATGGTTTCACAGCGCAGTCATACGGCAGTTCCCTTGTAG
- a CDS encoding AAA family ATPase — translation MPTLHLLCGKIASGKSTLAKTLAAEHAAIVLCEDHWLATLYPGEILSIADYLSGAQRIRGVLGPLVINVLRSGVNVVLDFPANTLANREWLLGLAHAAQVPHCLHYLELDDATCRARLHARNTQGEHDFAATDAEFDLITRHFCVPSESEGLVIEWRRP, via the coding sequence ATGCCAACCCTGCATCTACTCTGCGGCAAGATCGCTTCCGGCAAGTCCACCCTTGCCAAGACCCTTGCCGCCGAGCACGCCGCTATCGTGCTCTGCGAAGACCACTGGCTCGCCACGCTGTACCCCGGTGAAATCCTTTCGATTGCCGATTACCTCAGCGGCGCCCAGCGCATTCGTGGCGTACTGGGGCCATTGGTGATCAATGTGTTGCGGTCGGGCGTCAACGTGGTGCTGGACTTTCCTGCCAACACCTTGGCCAACCGCGAGTGGCTGCTGGGGTTGGCGCACGCCGCCCAGGTCCCGCACTGCTTGCATTACCTCGAGCTGGATGACGCCACCTGCCGGGCCCGGCTGCATGCGCGTAACACCCAGGGCGAGCATGATTTTGCCGCAACAGATGCCGAGTTCGACCTGATCACCCGCCACTTCTGCGTGCCGAGCGAAAGCGAGGGGTTGGTGATTGAATGGCGCCGCCCATGA
- a CDS encoding bifunctional nitrate reductase/sulfite reductase flavoprotein subunit alpha has protein sequence MAKQNIRSVCPYCGVGCGIILQVEYNKVVKVIGDKAHPTNFGRLCTKGTTCGQAIAESGRMENAYVRQARDHDPVRLGMDKAISETARRLRQTLDTHGPDALAFYVSGQMSLESQYLINKLAKGFVRTANIESNSRLCMASAGSGYKLSLGSDGPPGSYEDFDRADLFFVIGANMADCHPILFLRMMDRVKAGAKLIVVDPRRSATADKADLFLPIKPGTDLALLNGLLHLLVKKGHTDPAFIANFTEGWEAMPPFLEDYCPEHIAAITGLAEADIRQAADWIGQAAEWMSCWTMGLNQSTHGTWNTNALCNLHLATGAICRTGSGPFSLTGQPNAMGGREMGYMGPGLPGQRSVLVDADRAFIEDLWQIPHDSLPRQAGSGTVAMFEQMAAGQIKACWIICTNPVASVPNRQTVINGLQTAELVISQDAFLDTETNRYADILLPGALWAEAEGVMINSERNLTLMQKAVDAPGETLPDWQIIARVACEMGFAEAFTYACAAEVFEEIKQAWNPKTGYDIRGASYPRLRENPVQWPCASVDGADRNPIRYRHSGTLSFATENAKARFFARPHMPPAEMPDDAFPFVLNTGRVQHQWHTLTKTGKVATLNKLNPGPFVELHPEDAARLGIKDKDRVEIRSLRGHAVLPAVVTDRVQPGNCFAPFHWNDVFGEHLAINAVTHDAVDPISLQPEFKCCAVALSRVELIDHQFLDRPSPVAEDTAMSRLDAFADITGIRHLSPPALSDSERTYLAGFLSGLHSSAARQGFGVPTLPATAPLADAARLWLNGLLAGLFSPTESIAAPSPAVTLLWASQTGNAEALAERFAKRLRETGITVELSAMADFPASKLASTHTLALISSTFGDGDPPDNGEGFWHSLRTTETRLESLRFAVLALGDPNYDQFCNHGKQLDRRLLELGATRLLERVDCDTEFEAAADAWLTRFQQTLNPAKPMAPATPAGKTKLYGSRLLLNRHLNPHSAHKETRQFALDLADSGLTYEAGDALGIRPRNCPELVGELLDLTRLSANASVNIDTFGDVPLQQALTQHFEIARPSSDTLAFIAERSADPGLKQLLNPEHKAALNDWLWGRQLADVLQEYPIDCSADELLGTLKRLQPRLYSIASSAKAYPQEVHLTVAAVRYGKRKGVSSTFLADRVGDGEVPLFVQPSKHFRTPSDGEVPMIMIGPGTGIAPFRGFLQERRALGHQGRNWLFFGEQHAASDFYYQDELQGMQRDGLLTHLSLAFSRDQAQKVYVQDRLREQGAELWRWLQDGARLYICGDASHMARDVDQALRQIAQTHGGLGVEGAVEYWRQLSEQKRYLRDVY, from the coding sequence ATGGCCAAGCAAAACATACGCAGTGTGTGTCCCTATTGTGGCGTGGGCTGCGGCATCATCCTGCAGGTCGAGTACAACAAGGTGGTCAAGGTGATCGGCGACAAGGCCCACCCCACCAACTTCGGGCGCCTGTGCACCAAGGGCACCACCTGCGGCCAGGCCATCGCCGAATCCGGCCGCATGGAGAACGCCTATGTGCGCCAGGCCCGCGACCATGACCCCGTACGCCTCGGCATGGACAAGGCCATCAGCGAAACCGCCCGGCGCCTGCGCCAGACCCTCGACACACACGGCCCGGACGCGCTGGCCTTCTATGTATCAGGGCAGATGTCGCTGGAGTCCCAGTACCTGATCAACAAATTGGCCAAGGGTTTTGTGCGCACCGCCAACATCGAGTCCAACTCGCGCCTGTGTATGGCCAGCGCCGGCAGTGGCTACAAACTGTCCCTCGGTTCCGACGGCCCACCAGGCTCCTATGAAGACTTCGACCGCGCCGACCTGTTCTTCGTGATCGGCGCGAACATGGCCGACTGTCACCCCATCCTGTTCCTGCGCATGATGGACCGGGTCAAGGCCGGGGCGAAGCTGATTGTGGTCGACCCCCGGCGCAGCGCCACGGCGGACAAGGCCGACCTGTTCCTGCCGATAAAGCCCGGCACCGACTTGGCGTTGCTCAATGGCCTGCTGCACCTGCTGGTGAAAAAAGGCCATACCGACCCTGCCTTCATCGCGAATTTCACCGAAGGCTGGGAAGCGATGCCGCCATTTCTGGAGGACTATTGCCCCGAGCACATCGCCGCCATCACCGGCCTCGCCGAAGCCGATATCCGCCAAGCCGCCGACTGGATCGGCCAAGCCGCCGAGTGGATGAGCTGCTGGACCATGGGCCTCAACCAGAGCACCCACGGCACCTGGAACACCAACGCGCTGTGCAACCTGCACCTGGCCACCGGCGCCATCTGCCGCACGGGCAGCGGGCCGTTTTCCCTCACCGGCCAACCCAATGCCATGGGCGGGCGCGAGATGGGCTACATGGGCCCGGGCCTGCCGGGGCAGCGTTCGGTACTGGTGGACGCGGACCGCGCCTTTATCGAGGACCTGTGGCAAATCCCCCACGACAGCCTGCCGCGCCAGGCCGGCAGCGGCACCGTGGCGATGTTCGAGCAAATGGCCGCCGGACAGATCAAGGCCTGCTGGATCATCTGCACCAACCCCGTGGCCAGCGTGCCCAACCGGCAAACCGTGATCAACGGCCTGCAAACCGCCGAGCTGGTGATCAGCCAGGACGCCTTCCTCGACACCGAGACCAACCGCTACGCCGACATCCTGTTGCCCGGCGCACTGTGGGCCGAGGCCGAAGGCGTGATGATCAACTCCGAGCGCAACCTGACCCTCATGCAAAAAGCCGTGGACGCCCCCGGCGAGACCCTGCCCGACTGGCAGATCATCGCCCGGGTCGCCTGTGAGATGGGCTTTGCCGAGGCCTTCACCTATGCCTGCGCCGCCGAGGTTTTTGAAGAAATCAAACAGGCCTGGAACCCCAAGACCGGCTACGACATCCGTGGCGCCAGCTACCCGCGCCTGCGTGAAAACCCCGTGCAATGGCCCTGCGCATCCGTTGACGGCGCAGACCGCAACCCGATCCGCTACCGCCACAGCGGCACCCTCAGCTTTGCCACCGAAAACGCCAAGGCGCGGTTCTTCGCCCGCCCGCATATGCCGCCTGCCGAGATGCCCGACGACGCGTTTCCCTTCGTGCTCAACACCGGCCGCGTGCAGCACCAGTGGCACACCCTGACCAAGACCGGCAAGGTCGCCACCCTGAACAAACTCAACCCCGGCCCCTTCGTCGAACTGCACCCCGAAGACGCCGCCCGCCTGGGCATCAAGGACAAGGACCGGGTCGAAATACGCTCCCTGCGCGGCCACGCCGTGCTGCCCGCCGTGGTCACCGACCGCGTGCAGCCGGGCAACTGTTTTGCGCCGTTCCACTGGAACGACGTGTTCGGTGAACACCTGGCGATCAACGCGGTGACCCATGATGCGGTGGACCCGATTTCCTTGCAGCCGGAGTTCAAGTGCTGCGCCGTCGCCCTCAGCCGCGTCGAGCTGATCGACCACCAGTTCCTCGACCGCCCTTCCCCCGTAGCAGAGGACACCGCCATGTCGCGCCTCGACGCCTTCGCTGACATCACTGGCATCCGTCACCTATCGCCACCGGCCCTGAGCGACAGCGAACGCACCTACCTCGCCGGTTTCCTCAGCGGCCTGCACAGCAGCGCCGCACGCCAGGGCTTTGGCGTACCGACCCTGCCGGCAACTGCGCCGCTGGCGGATGCCGCTCGCCTCTGGCTGAACGGCTTGCTCGCCGGCTTGTTCAGCCCTACAGAATCCATCGCTGCGCCGTCCCCGGCCGTCACCCTGCTGTGGGCCTCGCAGACCGGCAACGCCGAAGCCTTGGCCGAACGCTTTGCCAAGCGCCTGCGCGAAACAGGCATCACCGTAGAACTGAGCGCGATGGCGGATTTCCCCGCGAGCAAGCTGGCAAGCACCCACACCCTGGCGCTGATCAGCAGTACCTTTGGCGACGGCGACCCGCCCGACAACGGCGAAGGTTTCTGGCACAGCCTGCGCACCACCGAGACCCGCCTGGAGTCGTTGCGCTTTGCGGTATTGGCCTTGGGCGATCCGAACTACGACCAGTTCTGCAACCACGGCAAGCAACTCGACCGGCGCCTGCTGGAACTGGGGGCAACCCGCCTGCTGGAACGGGTGGACTGCGACACTGAATTCGAAGCCGCTGCCGATGCCTGGCTGACCCGATTCCAGCAGACCCTCAACCCGGCAAAGCCGATGGCACCGGCCACCCCCGCCGGTAAAACCAAGCTGTACGGCTCACGCCTTTTGCTCAACCGCCACCTCAACCCGCACAGCGCGCACAAGGAAACCCGCCAGTTCGCCCTGGACCTGGCCGACTCCGGCCTGACCTATGAAGCCGGGGATGCCCTGGGCATACGGCCACGCAACTGCCCCGAATTGGTCGGCGAACTGCTCGACCTCACCCGCCTGAGCGCCAACGCCAGCGTGAACATCGACACCTTCGGCGACGTGCCGTTGCAACAGGCCCTCACCCAGCATTTTGAAATCGCCCGGCCCAGCAGCGACACCCTGGCCTTTATCGCGGAGCGCAGCGCCGACCCAGGCCTCAAGCAGTTGCTCAACCCCGAGCACAAGGCCGCACTCAATGACTGGCTGTGGGGCCGGCAGCTGGCGGACGTGCTGCAGGAATACCCCATCGACTGCTCGGCGGATGAATTGCTAGGCACCCTCAAGCGCCTGCAACCACGCTTGTATTCCATCGCCTCCAGCGCCAAGGCCTACCCGCAGGAGGTACACCTCACCGTGGCCGCTGTGCGTTATGGCAAACGCAAAGGCGTGTCGTCTACCTTCCTCGCCGACCGCGTCGGTGACGGGGAAGTGCCGCTGTTCGTGCAGCCGTCGAAACACTTCCGCACGCCCAGCGATGGCGAGGTGCCGATGATCATGATCGGCCCCGGCACTGGCATCGCGCCGTTCCGTGGGTTCTTGCAGGAGCGCCGGGCGCTGGGTCATCAGGGGCGCAACTGGCTGTTCTTCGGCGAACAGCACGCCGCCAGCGACTTCTACTACCAGGATGAATTGCAAGGTATGCAGCGCGATGGCCTGCTCACCCACCTGAGCCTGGCGTTCTCCCGTGACCAGGCGCAGAAGGTCTATGTACAGGACCGCCTCCGCGAACAGGGGGCCGAGCTGTGGCGCTGGCTACAGGACGGCGCCAGGCTGTACATCTGCGGCGATGCCAGCCACATGGCCAGAGACGTCGACCAGGCCTTGCGCCAGATCGCGCAAACCCACGGCGGGCTTGGCGTGGAAGGCGCCGTGGAGTACTGGCGGCAGTTGAGCGAACAGAAGCGTTATCTGCGTGATGTGTACTGA
- a CDS encoding alpha/beta fold hydrolase, which yields MSFVHSLIPLTVDGTSLSIAAIHRAGERASIVFLHGFGSTKEDYADIVLQPAFDGHAVVAYDAPGCGESQCADLEKINIPFLLDTASQVLEHYGIDRFHLVGHSMGGLTALLLAHRFPGRVLSFTDIEGNIAPEDCFLSRQIVDYPANDPEAFFSAFIERTRQAPAYASALYAASLRHKVRAGAVRGIFQSMVELSDNADLMGKFLGLPCPTMFMYGEQNALLSYLPHIQANGVRLAPIAECGHFPMYSNPAAMWRQIAEFLRT from the coding sequence ATGTCGTTCGTTCATTCCCTTATTCCGCTGACGGTGGACGGTACTTCCCTGAGCATCGCCGCGATCCATCGCGCCGGCGAGCGTGCGTCCATCGTGTTTTTGCACGGGTTCGGTTCAACCAAGGAAGACTACGCCGATATCGTCCTGCAGCCGGCGTTCGACGGTCACGCCGTTGTCGCCTACGACGCTCCCGGTTGCGGTGAAAGCCAGTGCGCCGATCTTGAGAAAATCAACATCCCGTTCCTGCTGGATACGGCGTCGCAGGTACTGGAGCACTACGGCATCGACCGCTTCCACCTGGTCGGCCATTCGATGGGCGGCCTCACCGCTTTGCTGCTGGCCCATCGTTTCCCTGGCCGGGTGCTGAGTTTCACCGACATCGAAGGCAACATTGCTCCGGAAGACTGCTTCCTCAGCCGGCAGATCGTTGATTACCCGGCAAACGATCCTGAAGCGTTCTTCAGCGCCTTCATCGAACGCACCCGTCAGGCTCCCGCATACGCCAGCGCGCTGTACGCGGCAAGCCTGCGCCACAAGGTGCGGGCCGGGGCGGTGCGCGGGATTTTCCAGTCGATGGTCGAGCTCTCCGACAACGCCGACCTGATGGGCAAGTTCCTCGGGCTGCCATGCCCGACAATGTTCATGTACGGCGAGCAGAACGCCTTACTGTCCTACCTGCCACACATCCAGGCCAACGGCGTGCGCCTGGCGCCGATTGCCGAGTGCGGGCACTTCCCGATGTATTCCAACCCCGCTGCAATGTGGCGCCAGATCGCCGAGTTCCTCAGGACTTGA